The genomic region CCGAGGAAAAGAAGCCGTTGAAGCGCACCCGCAAGCCACGAAGCACCGGAACCAAGTCCGTTGATTCCTCCCcccattcttcttctgctgttTGTTCTGCCCAAGAATCACcactttcttcctcttcatcatccaccacaattcctccaaaccccaaatccggccccaaccccgctatcctcctcccctccgaccaaccgccaacctcctcctcgaaaGAAGAACTCCCTTCTAACACGGCCTCCGAACAGAACTCCCAACGCGCAAGAGTAATCTTTggctcctccctcgccggcCCCGCCGAGCGCGCCGAACGCCTCGCCCGCATAAAATCCGAATCCCGCCTCATCAACGGTGTCCTCGTGCCCCCAAAACCAGAAGAACCAGACAATTGCTGCATGAGCGGGTGTGTAAACTGCGTCTGGGATCGGTTTCGtgacgagatggaggattGGGCTGCAAAGTCCAAACTTGCGGAAGCGAGGATGGAGGCTGCGACAGAAGTGGGAGAACAGGGGGGGGTTACGCAGGACAGTATAGAAAGCACAAATACTACTAGTACTACTATagaggatgatggcggtggctcGGTCGCGAATTGGGATGCGGATGGGAAAACAACTAGAGATCTTTGGGATGAGGAGCTGTATAAGAACGTGCCGGTGGGGATTAGGGAGTTTAtgaagcaggagaagaagttgaaggagaagcatGCTCGGGAGGGGACTTTGGGGGGTTAAGATTGTGGGTAGACGTGTGAGGATGCTGTGCGATATCAGGAACTgttttttcctccttttgtcCACCCTTCTGGAGAGAGTCCCTTTGTtattggtggtggcggtggtttttgtttgttgaatACCCATGGAAGTTGCGAACTGTTGTAGATCTCATGGCCAAGTTGCGGTGGGAGGTATGGGTAATTTTTATATTGACGCGGGTTGCGCGTCTTTCAGTTTTGTGGCCTCAGTTCATCGTGATTCTTGAAACGGGTTGCTATGTATGTCCATGGGAGGCTGATGTCGCAAGTATGTTTATATATATCCAAGGCTTTCCCTGAACTGGCTGCtgtcctccaactcctcgaaCCAATGTCATAGGATCAACACCCCATCTATGACCTCTCCGTCCCCGTGTAATCATCCCCAGACGCCATGTCCCCTTCTGTCAAAATCTCCAAGTAATGCTCAGGAAACTCCCGCTGGCTTTCCCCATTCTTCCGTTACTCCGTAGGTATCATCACGGGAACACAATGCTATTTCTGTTTTTCGGgtattttctctcttttttttttatgttGTTAGGTTGCTATCATCCCCGTATTTAGGCCTGAGACTTCTTGGccaaggcagcagcagcattggCATCGTGCTCGTCAATGTCAATGGCCTCCCAGGGGTAGCAGATCCACTCGTCGCCGACCGTCCTCGCGGCCCAGTAGCGGCCGTTGGTGACATCCTCGGGGAGGGTGCCACGCTTTTGCTTGTCCTTGTTCTATTTTTCTGTCAGTCACCATTCACTTCACTTCTCAGTCAAAGGGAAACCTTACATGAAGCACAAAAATTCCAAACTCAGTCTTCTCATCCACACCAAGCTTGGCCCtcacctcctcgacatccttCTGGAGCTCCTTGACGGCGTACTCGAGCGTGGTCCTCGTgtcgtccacctcgtccacGATCAAGATGCGCTTCCCGACCAGGTTCTTCATGGAGCCCAGCGCCGTGAGGTCGAGCCACTGGGTGCGTGTGACCTTGTGGCCGACCTGCTCGACAACCTGGTCGGCCGCGTTGGGGAGCTGCTCGTACAGGGACAGACCGATGGCCTGGATCGGGATGTTTGGGCTGCCGGGCTGCTTGAGGAAGGAGCGGAGGATGCGGGCGGGGACGTAGCCGCCTCCGCCGATGGCGATCATGAGGTCGGGCTTGAActcggagaggatggggatggcggaCTCTTGGCAGAGTTTGTGTAccttttggaggagggcatgTTAGTGATGGTGTGGGGTAGTGTGGTGGACTGGGAACACAAGGTAGGTGGGCGGGTAAAAGAACGGGTAGACTAACATCGTTGTACGTGACGTAGAGCTTCTCGACCATCTTGACTGGTTTTCTTGGGTTTTTTGTGTCGGTGTTTGACCGTTGATGAGGGTCCTCGTCGGATACTTGGAAGGcaatggtgggggggttttATAAGTTGCGGTTTCAGGCGGGGTTGTTTACGACGCTGCGATGATACCCGATAAGCGAAtgctcttctctctttcggGACGTGGGAATTCACACGAGGGGGATAATGTTCACAGTTTTCaaaagaagggagagggagaaagtAAGAAATTATCAGTCAGAAAGCatgcaagaaaaaaagtttGGATCTGAAAATCAGTTGaaccccaccccaccaggGAATGGGATTGTTCCAAAAAAATTCTGGAACCCCGCAGTCGTCCAAAACGGCTTTCCCCCGTCCGCCATCCCGCGCGCCTTTTTTTCGTGGTTGCTTGAGCCCAGGCCAGGGGTCCCCAGATGACGATGTTCCAGAATGCGCTAACGGGAAGCGGCAGGTGGGTTTCAGCGGGACCTCTATATTTACGGCCTCCAGATTATACTTTCACGGCGTTCTAACCTCGTTAGGTTCAACGTTGCAGATTTTACCCGTTTCTCCCCACAATGCAAACCGCAGGTAAATTTGCGTGCAGCTTGTATGACTGTAAGACAGTGCCAGTCGTTCCTAGAAATCGATGCTGAGTTAGATTTTTGAAGGTTTTGAGTGAGGGTCTTGATATTACGGCGGTGAAGGTGtagtggtgagggggtggtggtggtgtttgataTCGCGCTGCATTTCCCCAATAGGTTAGAGACCACAAAAATATAATCCGTAGACCGTCGATATAGAGCTTCAGCGTTTCAGCGGCAGCTGAGTGGGTAAGCGGAGTTCGCCGATGACCTCTGTTTCAGTCTTGACAtatgatggtgatggtaaCAT from Podospora bellae-mahoneyi strain CBS 112042 chromosome 4, whole genome shotgun sequence harbors:
- a CDS encoding hypothetical protein (EggNog:ENOG503P1ZN; COG:S), giving the protein MRRSIFTAQPAARAMSRALSNQPTRRAFASTPATPIEPSKEQAHPIGPFYESVLRTPSGPFPKVKPEEPPVTSQSNPKSMPDPAPAPAEKPPAEKEEPTEKQAPAAEEKPSTKPAPAPPKEEKPKPSPKAAAVEEEKPVEAPIAEEKKPLKRTRKPRSTGTKVIFGSSLAGPAERAERLARIKSESRLINGVLVPPKPEEPDNCCMSGCVNCVWDRFRDEMEDWAAKSKLAEARMEAATEVGEQGGVTQDSIESTNTTSTTIEDDGGGSVANWDADGKTTRDLWDEELYKNVPVGIREFMKQEKKLKEKHAREGTLGG
- the HPT1 gene encoding hypoxanthine-guanine phosphoribosyltransferase (EggNog:ENOG503P10X; COG:A): MVEKLYVTYNDVHKLCQESAIPILSEFKPDLMIAIGGGGYVPARILRSFLKQPGSPNIPIQAIGLSLYEQLPNAADQVVEQVGHKVTRTQWLDLTALGSMKNLVGKRILIVDEVDDTRTTLEYAVKELQKDVEEVRAKLGVDEKTEFGIFVLHNKDKQKRGTLPEDVTNGRYWAARTVGDEWICYPWEAIDIDEHDANAAAALAKKSQA